Proteins encoded by one window of Flavobacterium sp. N502540:
- a CDS encoding UDP-N-acetylmuramoyl-tripeptide--D-alanyl-D-alanine ligase: MNIQDLHNLFLKCKSVSIDTRKIEKDSMFFAIKGENFDANTFASRAIELGALFVVIDNAAYAIDDRTILVENSLETLQELAKYHRAYLKLPIIALTGSNGKTTTKELINVVLSQKFKTKATVGNLNNHIGVPLTLLSFTKETEIGIVEMGANHKKEIAFLCEIAQPDFGYITNFGKAHLEGFGGVEGVIIGKSEMYQYLAKNNKIAFVNLEDPIQIEKSAGIESFTFGVNNVQANLKINSIQANPFVVIGYDNFSVESHLIGLYNANNINAAVAMGAYFKVDDTAVKQAIENYIPENNRSQLLKKGSNEIILDAYNANPSSMAVAITNFLQLENSNKVMILGDMFELGDESLQEHKQIVDSLSNQNQSVCYLIGKHFYETKVVSDKLQFFETFDVFAEFLKTIHFKENTILIKGSRGMALERTLEFIN, encoded by the coding sequence ATGAATATTCAGGACCTTCATAATTTGTTTTTAAAATGTAAATCAGTTTCAATTGATACGAGGAAAATTGAAAAGGATTCTATGTTTTTTGCGATAAAAGGAGAAAACTTTGATGCCAATACGTTTGCTTCGCGGGCGATAGAACTGGGAGCCTTATTTGTTGTTATTGATAATGCCGCTTACGCTATTGACGACAGAACAATTTTGGTAGAAAACAGCTTAGAAACATTGCAGGAACTGGCAAAGTATCACAGAGCATATTTGAAACTTCCTATTATTGCTTTAACAGGAAGTAACGGAAAAACAACTACTAAGGAATTAATCAATGTAGTTTTGTCTCAGAAGTTTAAAACCAAAGCAACTGTTGGGAACTTAAATAATCATATTGGGGTTCCGCTTACTTTGTTGTCTTTTACAAAAGAGACAGAAATCGGAATCGTTGAAATGGGGGCAAATCACAAGAAAGAGATAGCGTTCTTGTGTGAGATTGCGCAGCCTGATTTTGGCTATATTACCAATTTCGGAAAAGCACATTTAGAAGGTTTTGGCGGTGTTGAAGGAGTAATTATTGGTAAAAGCGAGATGTACCAATATCTGGCGAAAAACAATAAGATCGCTTTTGTAAATCTCGAAGATCCAATCCAGATTGAAAAATCAGCCGGAATTGAATCTTTTACTTTTGGAGTGAATAATGTTCAGGCAAACCTGAAAATCAATAGTATTCAGGCAAATCCATTTGTGGTGATCGGGTACGATAACTTTAGCGTAGAATCGCATTTAATAGGGCTTTACAACGCAAATAATATCAATGCAGCTGTAGCAATGGGAGCTTATTTTAAGGTTGACGATACGGCAGTAAAACAGGCTATCGAAAATTACATACCGGAGAACAACAGATCTCAATTATTAAAGAAGGGATCGAATGAGATTATTCTGGATGCTTATAATGCTAATCCAAGCAGTATGGCTGTGGCTATTACTAATTTCCTGCAATTGGAAAATTCGAATAAAGTAATGATCTTAGGAGATATGTTTGAACTTGGCGACGAAAGCCTGCAGGAACACAAACAAATTGTAGATTCATTGTCCAATCAAAATCAATCCGTTTGTTATTTGATTGGGAAGCACTTTTACGAAACAAAAGTGGTCAGCGACAAACTTCAGTTTTTTGAAACTTTTGATGTTTTTGCTGAGTTTTTGAAGACAATACATTTTAAAGAAAATACGATTCTGATAAAAGGATCCAGAGGTATGGCTTTGGAACGTACATTGGAATTTATAAACTAA
- a CDS encoding triple tyrosine motif-containing protein: MKFANASISIFILFILPFTIFSQVKNIGLPAIKNYKRSDYKGGTQNWNIDQDKNGNIYFANNNGLIQFDGSTWNKYPLPNNTAIRSLKIDSQSGRIYVGGNNEFGYFKSDAKGRLQYHSLSALISKKDSRNINLIWRIHLYKGEVVFQSFTKVFFYKNNKLRLINAPRRFQFSFLIKEHLYFQDKVLGILEYKNQKLTPLKGTTALNDKEIWAMFPLPNNKLLFATLEKGLFTYDYNSITPWETEANSFIKKNTSLGGAIIGNKFIVLNSVLNGAVICDLNGKILQHLNRQKGLQNNTVLTSFVDNKNNLWLGLDNGIAFINQNSPFTFFDYSYNIGTVYASVIFNKNLYVATNQGLFYHSWNAPFKDEPFNRVEGTIAQAWNIQVINNTLLCASNSGALVIDQNRVSKTLDNRGYFGFKTIPNHPGYIIGESYSGFSIFKNSANEISYVNQMAGFDETTNTFEIELDNNYLWLKKDPYLYQMRLSEDLKRFDLVKKHSHISASKKGIGSLQLINNKVYFQTKNHFYRYSDEQEDFFEDKKITALFEKIPTVNTIIEDKYNNLWYSYNESLGVLIKGSNGKYIRTEAPFSNLTGNLVNKYVSVNTIDPKNIFIGLTDGLAHYDSQISNKFITKPKVFFESFSSTSDTIMTGNLEKPLTDLLIPYQSNHVKFTFSSPTFENQENVTYSYKLEPFEENWRNWSTTSIKEYTNLREGKYTMKIKAKNSYGRESGVSEINFTISPPWYRHFLAYLTYFLLLLAGIYIVSNRIKLKIRKNKYYETIEQRRLYLEKESKIRHEQHELEKEIERLKSDKLQIKILAKDKELVSNSLQVVKKNKVLNGIIHKLKEIDNDALDESTKFQVSKLNKSIVKEVNTDKSWKDLEKHIKNVHFEFLKRLKEKYPTISPRELDLSTYLLMNMSTKEIAEIMNISTGGVELARYRLRKKLGLNKKENLIGFLMSI, from the coding sequence GCCTTTTACTATTTTTTCCCAAGTAAAAAACATTGGATTACCCGCAATCAAAAACTATAAGCGATCCGATTATAAAGGAGGCACTCAAAATTGGAATATTGATCAGGATAAAAATGGCAATATCTATTTCGCAAACAATAACGGCTTAATCCAGTTTGACGGATCAACCTGGAACAAATACCCGCTTCCCAACAATACTGCAATCAGAAGCTTAAAAATAGACAGCCAGTCCGGAAGAATATACGTTGGCGGAAATAATGAATTTGGTTATTTTAAGAGTGATGCAAAAGGCAGATTACAATACCATTCCCTTTCTGCGTTAATCAGTAAAAAGGACAGCAGAAATATTAACCTGATCTGGAGAATACATCTTTATAAAGGAGAAGTCGTATTTCAATCTTTCACCAAGGTCTTCTTTTACAAAAACAATAAATTACGCCTTATCAATGCCCCGAGAAGGTTTCAATTCTCTTTTCTAATAAAGGAACATCTTTATTTTCAGGATAAAGTTCTGGGAATTTTAGAGTATAAGAACCAGAAACTAACTCCTTTAAAAGGAACTACTGCCTTGAACGACAAAGAGATCTGGGCGATGTTTCCGCTACCCAACAACAAATTACTTTTTGCAACCTTAGAAAAAGGGCTTTTTACTTATGACTATAATAGCATTACTCCCTGGGAAACCGAAGCCAATAGTTTTATAAAAAAGAATACCTCTTTAGGTGGAGCAATTATCGGAAACAAATTCATCGTACTCAATTCGGTTCTCAATGGCGCAGTCATTTGCGACCTGAATGGAAAAATCCTTCAGCATCTAAACCGACAAAAAGGACTCCAAAACAATACGGTACTGACCTCTTTTGTTGACAATAAAAACAATCTATGGCTAGGACTGGATAACGGAATCGCCTTTATAAACCAAAACTCTCCTTTTACCTTTTTTGACTATAGTTATAATATAGGTACTGTTTATGCTTCTGTGATTTTCAACAAAAACCTATATGTTGCCACCAACCAGGGTTTGTTTTATCATTCCTGGAACGCTCCTTTTAAAGACGAACCATTCAACCGCGTCGAGGGCACCATTGCACAAGCCTGGAACATTCAGGTTATCAACAATACACTTTTGTGTGCAAGCAATAGCGGTGCCTTGGTAATTGATCAAAACAGAGTTTCAAAAACACTGGACAATAGAGGTTATTTTGGCTTCAAAACCATTCCAAACCACCCCGGTTACATTATTGGAGAAAGCTATAGTGGTTTTTCTATCTTTAAAAACTCAGCAAACGAAATCAGTTATGTTAATCAGATGGCGGGATTTGACGAGACGACAAATACATTTGAAATCGAGCTTGACAACAATTATTTGTGGCTAAAAAAGGATCCTTACCTGTATCAGATGAGATTGTCTGAAGATTTAAAAAGATTTGACCTTGTAAAAAAACACTCTCACATTTCAGCATCGAAAAAAGGAATAGGAAGTCTTCAATTGATCAACAATAAAGTTTACTTTCAAACCAAAAATCACTTTTACAGATACAGTGACGAACAGGAAGACTTTTTTGAAGACAAAAAGATCACAGCTTTATTCGAAAAAATTCCGACTGTAAACACTATAATAGAAGACAAATACAACAATTTATGGTATTCCTACAATGAATCACTTGGCGTTTTAATAAAAGGTTCCAATGGAAAATACATCCGCACAGAAGCTCCATTTTCCAATTTAACCGGTAATCTGGTAAACAAATATGTTTCGGTCAATACAATCGATCCGAAGAACATTTTTATAGGACTAACTGATGGACTTGCACATTATGATTCTCAAATTTCAAATAAATTCATCACAAAACCTAAGGTCTTTTTTGAAAGTTTCTCCTCTACCAGCGATACTATTATGACAGGTAATCTTGAAAAACCACTAACAGACCTTTTAATTCCTTATCAGTCCAATCACGTCAAATTTACGTTCTCATCTCCTACTTTCGAAAATCAGGAGAATGTAACCTATTCCTATAAATTAGAACCATTTGAAGAAAACTGGCGCAATTGGTCGACCACTTCCATAAAAGAATACACCAATCTGAGAGAGGGCAAATACACCATGAAAATCAAAGCAAAAAACAGCTACGGCAGAGAGTCTGGTGTATCTGAAATCAATTTCACCATCTCTCCGCCCTGGTACAGACATTTTCTGGCTTATCTCACCTACTTTTTATTACTTCTGGCGGGAATTTATATTGTTTCAAACAGAATTAAACTCAAAATCAGAAAAAACAAATATTATGAAACGATAGAGCAAAGAAGACTGTATCTCGAAAAGGAATCTAAGATCAGACACGAGCAACACGAACTGGAGAAAGAGATTGAACGTCTAAAAAGCGACAAACTCCAGATAAAAATCCTCGCCAAAGACAAAGAACTGGTGAGCAATTCCCTTCAGGTTGTAAAGAAAAACAAAGTCTTAAATGGCATCATTCACAAACTAAAAGAAATCGACAACGATGCTCTTGACGAATCGACAAAATTTCAGGTGAGCAAGCTAAATAAAAGCATTGTAAAAGAGGTCAACACAGACAAGAGCTGGAAAGACCTTGAGAAGCACATCAAAAACGTACATTTTGAATTCTTAAAACGCTTAAAAGAAAAATACCCAACAATTTCTCCTCGTGAACTGGACTTATCCACTTATTTATTGATGAATATGTCTACTAAAGAAATAGCCGAAATTATGAATATTTCGACTGGCGGAGTCGAATTGGCACGCTATCGACTCCGGAAAAAACTAGGTTTAAACAAAAAAGAAAACCTGATTGGATTTCTGATGAGCATCTAA